One Natranaerovirga hydrolytica genomic region harbors:
- a CDS encoding NAD(+) synthase — translation MKNHNFIKVGAASPKVKVGDVLYNEQAIIQSIDNALDNHVSILTFPELCVTGYTCGDLFFQSALLEEAIHSIERIRLKTKDLPIFFVIGAPIEVKGQLFNCSIGLCEGKVLGIVPKTYLPNYSEFYENRWFTSSKEIDFEEIELNGERIPFGTDILFAHQHIKNCKIGIDICEDLWAPVPPSTFATLSGATIILNNSASNDIVGKSHYRKQLIEQQSARTIGAYVFSSCGYGESTTDVVFGGHCLIYENGKLLSENNRFSLEESLIYSDIDLELLTNDRMKRNTFYDRSLNKPYRAILFDCRVKHTLLNRPVNPYPFVPQNQDVRQEHCEEIFSIQTVGLAKRIEHIGCKKVVVGISGGLDSTLALLVCVKTFDQLGKDRKDIIGITMPGFGTTGRTYNNALSLMNELGVTIKEIPIKALSLQQFKDIGHDPNILDVTYENVQARGRTQFLMNIANKENGIVVGTGDLSELALGWATYNGDHMSMYGVNGSIPKTLIRYLIDWVAATQLKEKAKEVLLDILDTPVSPELLPPSESGEIEQKTEEVVGPYELHDFFLYNMIRYGFSPSKILYLGEIAFKDLYDQSTILKWLKKFYYRFFSQQFKRSCLPDGPKVGSICLSPRGDWRMPSDAIVKVWIDELESI, via the coding sequence ATGAAAAACCATAATTTTATTAAAGTTGGAGCTGCTTCTCCAAAGGTAAAAGTTGGAGATGTTTTATATAATGAGCAAGCCATCATTCAAAGCATTGACAATGCATTAGATAACCATGTGAGTATTTTAACCTTTCCAGAATTATGTGTAACAGGGTATACTTGTGGTGATTTGTTTTTTCAAAGTGCGTTATTAGAGGAAGCGATCCATTCTATTGAACGCATTCGATTAAAAACCAAAGATTTACCTATCTTTTTTGTTATTGGCGCACCTATAGAAGTGAAAGGACAATTGTTTAATTGTTCTATTGGCTTATGTGAAGGAAAAGTCTTAGGCATTGTACCTAAGACGTATTTACCAAATTACAGCGAGTTTTATGAAAACCGCTGGTTTACCTCATCTAAAGAAATTGATTTTGAAGAAATTGAGTTAAATGGTGAAAGGATTCCATTTGGAACGGATATTTTATTTGCACATCAACACATTAAAAACTGTAAGATTGGCATTGATATCTGCGAAGATTTATGGGCGCCTGTTCCACCCAGTACTTTTGCAACCTTATCAGGTGCCACCATTATACTAAACAATTCTGCTAGCAATGACATTGTTGGTAAAAGCCATTATAGAAAGCAATTAATTGAGCAACAAAGTGCAAGAACCATTGGTGCTTATGTTTTTTCTTCTTGTGGCTATGGAGAGTCAACAACGGATGTTGTATTTGGAGGACATTGTTTGATTTATGAAAATGGTAAATTATTAAGTGAAAATAATCGTTTTTCATTAGAGGAAAGCTTAATTTACTCAGATATTGACCTAGAATTGCTTACAAATGATAGAATGAAACGCAATACCTTTTATGACCGTTCACTCAACAAACCTTATAGAGCCATTTTATTTGATTGTAGGGTTAAGCACACCCTTTTAAATCGACCTGTTAATCCTTATCCTTTTGTACCACAGAACCAAGATGTTAGACAAGAACATTGTGAAGAAATTTTTTCAATTCAAACTGTAGGGCTTGCTAAGAGGATAGAACATATTGGGTGTAAAAAAGTTGTTGTAGGTATTTCAGGAGGCTTAGATTCTACTTTAGCTTTATTGGTCTGTGTTAAAACTTTTGATCAACTGGGAAAAGACCGAAAAGACATTATTGGTATTACAATGCCTGGATTTGGCACCACAGGCAGAACATATAACAACGCATTATCTCTTATGAATGAACTTGGCGTTACCATTAAAGAGATTCCTATTAAAGCACTTAGTTTACAACAATTTAAAGACATTGGACATGACCCGAATATCTTAGATGTCACCTATGAAAATGTTCAAGCTAGAGGACGAACTCAATTTTTAATGAATATTGCTAATAAAGAAAATGGTATTGTTGTGGGTACTGGTGATTTATCCGAATTGGCTTTAGGATGGGCCACTTATAATGGGGATCATATGTCTATGTATGGTGTTAATGGTAGCATTCCAAAAACACTCATTCGATACTTAATTGATTGGGTGGCCGCTACACAATTAAAAGAAAAAGCAAAGGAAGTCCTGTTAGATATTTTAGACACGCCTGTCAGTCCAGAACTCCTTCCACCAAGTGAATCAGGAGAAATTGAACAAAAAACCGAAGAAGTGGTTGGCCCCTATGAATTACATGATTTCTTTTTGTACAATATGATTCGTTACGGCTTCTCGCCTTCTAAAATCTTATATCTAGGCGAAATTGCTTTTAAAGACCTTTATGATCAATCAACGATACTAAAATGGCTTAAAAAATTCTATTATAGATTCTTTTCACAACAATTCAAACGTTCTTGTCTACCAGACGGACCAAAAGTAGGTTCTATATGCCTATCACCTCGGGGCGATTGGCGTATGCCAAGTGATGCAATTGTTAAGGTGTGGATTGATGAGCTAGAGTCTATTTAA
- a CDS encoding DMT family transporter produces MGIILAIISGVLMSIQGVFNTNVTKVSNIWVSNSWVQFTGLLVCLFFWLLTGRDHMGKIFEVDNKLYLLGGVFGAFIVYTVIRSISDLGPCFAIMLILIAQVSVAYLIEVLGLFSVEKVGFEWVKLIGFALMVIGIIVFKWDRVS; encoded by the coding sequence ATGGGAATAATTCTTGCCATTATTTCTGGTGTATTAATGAGTATACAAGGAGTTTTTAATACCAATGTGACCAAAGTATCCAATATATGGGTATCTAATAGCTGGGTGCAATTTACAGGGTTACTGGTTTGTTTGTTTTTTTGGTTATTAACGGGTAGAGATCATATGGGAAAAATCTTTGAAGTAGATAACAAACTGTATCTATTAGGTGGGGTGTTTGGTGCTTTTATCGTGTATACAGTTATAAGAAGTATATCGGATTTAGGCCCATGTTTTGCCATTATGCTCATATTAATTGCACAGGTTTCTGTTGCTTATTTAATAGAGGTATTGGGTTTGTTTTCAGTAGAGAAAGTTGGATTTGAATGGGTGAAACTGATTGGATTTGCATTAATGGTCATCGGTATTATTGTTTTTAAATGGGATCGAGTAAGTTAA
- the nagZ gene encoding beta-N-acetylhexosaminidase yields the protein MKLKKIIIIIMAMVLTSCLHVNEYEEHPNVEDPKKNENIYSEKESDSEDKDLEEDEAYTDFVQETLNQMTLEEKVAQLFVLELGSLNEGVDIVESNEKVEAFLTQYPIGGVIFFNSNILEVNQTHKLINDLQHASTIPLFVSVDEEGGRVSRIGNNENMNATQLPNMEVIGQTQNSNHAYQVGEILGKELKALGFNMNFAPVADVNTNPNNPVIGVRAFGSDEQLVGNMVSELVKGMQKEGVAGVLKHFPGHGDTATDTHLERTYVNHNLERLRKIEWHPFESGIEAGVYGIMTAHITLPNVIEDDLPATMSKELLTNHLRDELGFDGLIITDALNMKAISDHYTMGEASVKAVEAGCDILLMPIPFEEGYEGLLQAVENGVITEERIDESVKRILTVKKELDLLNTEMPATNPMDVLGQKKHQEIIENILSEIQE from the coding sequence ATGAAATTAAAAAAAATAATCATAATCATTATGGCGATGGTTCTTACAAGTTGTTTGCATGTTAATGAATACGAAGAGCATCCCAATGTAGAGGACCCTAAAAAAAACGAAAACATATATTCAGAAAAAGAAAGTGATTCAGAAGATAAAGATCTGGAAGAAGATGAAGCATACACTGATTTTGTACAAGAAACTTTAAATCAAATGACCTTAGAAGAAAAAGTGGCTCAATTGTTTGTGTTGGAATTAGGTTCACTGAATGAAGGCGTTGATATAGTAGAAAGCAATGAAAAAGTAGAAGCCTTTTTAACTCAGTATCCAATTGGTGGTGTTATATTTTTTAATAGCAATATTTTAGAGGTGAATCAAACCCATAAACTCATAAATGATTTGCAACATGCATCAACAATTCCCTTATTTGTTTCAGTAGATGAAGAGGGAGGTAGAGTCAGTCGAATAGGTAACAATGAGAATATGAATGCAACTCAATTACCTAATATGGAGGTGATTGGGCAGACCCAAAATTCAAATCATGCCTATCAAGTAGGAGAAATATTAGGCAAAGAATTAAAAGCATTAGGATTTAATATGAATTTTGCACCTGTGGCAGATGTAAATACCAATCCTAATAATCCAGTTATTGGTGTAAGAGCATTTGGTTCAGATGAGCAATTAGTAGGCAATATGGTATCTGAATTGGTAAAAGGCATGCAAAAAGAAGGTGTTGCAGGTGTTTTAAAACATTTCCCAGGACATGGGGACACAGCAACGGATACCCATTTAGAAAGAACCTACGTTAATCATAATTTAGAACGATTAAGAAAGATTGAATGGCATCCCTTTGAATCGGGAATAGAAGCAGGTGTCTATGGTATTATGACGGCGCATATTACCCTTCCTAATGTTATAGAAGACGATTTGCCAGCGACTATGTCAAAAGAACTTTTAACCAATCATTTAAGAGATGAGTTGGGATTTGATGGTTTAATTATTACAGATGCGTTAAATATGAAGGCTATAAGTGATCATTATACAATGGGAGAGGCAAGTGTAAAAGCTGTTGAGGCTGGATGTGATATTTTATTAATGCCTATTCCCTTTGAAGAAGGATATGAAGGGCTTTTACAAGCCGTAGAAAATGGCGTCATTACAGAAGAAAGAATCGATGAATCGGTTAAGAGGATATTGACCGTAAAAAAAGAATTGGATTTATTGAATACAGAAATGCCGGCTACAAATCCTATGGATGTACTGGGTCAAAAAAAACATCAAGAAATTATTGAAAATATTTTAAGCGAAATTCAAGAATAA
- a CDS encoding methyl-accepting chemotaxis protein translates to MRLRWRNINIGFKYGIALGVTILLFVLSIVFVGNQLMNIDDNINALEQTSEDALSVIQVENMIKEKDILISDFIHFRERSFLDQFHLLSEELEEILLDLEVLAEQYDLAQQYSMVIRNINSIEEIFLDEIIPLLERGNNGEAIVLRRRISNLGVTTFVYLDEMIETLENERNKEMASAKVSIGNVIQVLIFSTVISLVLGVIIIVLISKSITKQLKKVVTLSNCVSEKDLLAKQVDYKGNDEVGQLAKAINYMVNNLQDIIREISGASDEVNVQSGSLTKVSYTIREGAEQIAATMEEMAAGAQEQADFSINIAKSIRTLDDLIQETNSNVEVLNQSSKTIIDVTNVGNEQMGQSINKINSVNTIVKESVSSIKDLEKKTDDISKLVSVINDIAEQTNLLALNAAIEAARAGEAGRGFAVVSEEIRKLAEMVGQSLGQITIIVEDIQNSSKNMTRSLEYGYEEVDEGTKQIQSTGDTFQTINREVIDMNEKIENINKSLDEITQHSGQISKYGQEISAISQENSAGIEETAASIEQQNMSIDTITDNSKILDQLSDKLNTLVSQFKI, encoded by the coding sequence ATGAGATTACGGTGGAGGAATATTAACATAGGATTTAAGTATGGTATTGCCTTAGGTGTAACCATACTATTGTTTGTTTTATCAATTGTATTTGTTGGCAACCAGCTCATGAATATTGATGATAATATTAATGCACTGGAACAAACTTCTGAAGATGCTTTAAGTGTTATACAAGTAGAAAACATGATTAAAGAGAAAGATATTCTGATTTCAGACTTTATTCATTTTAGAGAAAGATCTTTTTTAGACCAATTTCATTTGTTAAGTGAGGAGTTAGAAGAAATATTGTTAGACTTAGAAGTACTGGCTGAACAATATGACTTGGCACAACAATATTCAATGGTAATAAGAAATATTAATAGTATTGAAGAGATCTTTTTAGATGAAATTATTCCATTATTAGAAAGAGGAAATAACGGAGAAGCTATTGTTTTGAGAAGGCGAATTTCTAATTTAGGCGTAACAACTTTTGTATACCTAGATGAGATGATAGAAACCCTTGAAAATGAGAGAAACAAAGAAATGGCATCTGCAAAAGTTAGCATTGGAAATGTTATTCAAGTTCTTATTTTTTCAACAGTGATTTCTCTTGTATTAGGTGTCATCATTATTGTTTTAATTAGTAAAAGCATTACCAAACAACTTAAGAAGGTTGTTACATTAAGCAATTGTGTATCTGAGAAAGACCTCCTTGCAAAGCAAGTAGACTATAAAGGAAATGACGAAGTAGGGCAATTGGCTAAAGCCATTAATTATATGGTGAATAATTTGCAAGACATTATAAGAGAAATATCAGGTGCATCAGACGAAGTCAATGTTCAAAGTGGGTCACTAACAAAGGTTTCTTATACCATAAGAGAAGGTGCTGAGCAAATTGCTGCAACAATGGAAGAAATGGCGGCAGGTGCACAAGAACAAGCTGATTTCTCAATAAATATAGCAAAATCTATTCGTACTTTAGATGATTTGATTCAAGAGACCAATAGTAACGTAGAAGTTTTGAACCAATCTTCTAAGACCATTATTGATGTGACTAACGTTGGAAATGAACAAATGGGTCAATCCATTAATAAAATTAATAGTGTGAATACAATTGTCAAAGAATCTGTAAGCAGCATAAAAGATTTAGAGAAAAAAACAGATGATATATCAAAGTTAGTATCTGTTATTAATGATATAGCAGAGCAAACCAATTTATTAGCACTTAATGCTGCTATTGAAGCAGCTAGGGCAGGAGAAGCAGGACGAGGGTTTGCTGTTGTATCAGAAGAAATTAGAAAGTTAGCTGAAATGGTTGGTCAATCCCTTGGACAAATAACGATTATTGTTGAGGATATCCAAAATTCTTCGAAAAATATGACGCGCTCACTTGAGTATGGATATGAAGAAGTTGATGAAGGGACTAAGCAAATTCAATCTACAGGAGATACATTCCAAACCATTAATAGAGAAGTGATCGATATGAATGAAAAAATAGAAAACATTAATAAAAGCTTAGATGAGATTACTCAACATAGCGGTCAAATTAGCAAATATGGTCAAGAAATATCAGCTATTTCTCAAGAAAATTCTGCTGGAATAGAAGAAACAGCAGCATCAATCGAACAACAAAATATGTCAATCGACACCATTACAGACAACTCAAAAATCTTAGATCAGTTATCCGATAAACTTAACACTCTGGTATCTCAATTTAAAATATAA